DNA from Mycobacterium sp. SMC-8:
GAACCGGATGACGACTTTTTCCAGCTTCTGCCGAGGCGTTGCGGCCGCGTTGCCGTTCTCTCCCACTCGCCTGCCTTCCATGAGCTGCCCGGTGCTGTCAGGGCCACATCTGGCGAATACCCACCGAGTCGCAGTCGACGCAACGCGCCGCGAATGGGTGTCCACCACAATTTGGTGTCACTAGCAGTACCGATTATTGCACTTCTCTTAGGCCGTCCTATACCAGCCGACGCGGCGACGTTTCGGGGCCGCCTCACCGAACGCACAGTTCAGCGCGTCGCCCGCAGTCACGATGAGACAAAATTGTGTTGTTCGTCACGTTTACAAGACACCTCGGCGCGACGCCGTTTTCTTAGAAACGGTTACCCATCAGTAGCTGCCAGCTAGCACCTGCGACCTTGGGGTCAGTGATGGACGGGCACGTTGTAGGGCGTCACCACCTGGATCGGCACCGGCCGCACGGGCTCCGCCGGCAAAGCGCCCTGCTCCTGCAGGATCAGGCGTAGCGCGAGGCGGGCGTCGGCACGCAGATCGTTGTGCAGCACCGCCGAGATCCGGCCATCACGCAGCAGCCGCCGATTGTCGGCGTCCAGGTCGTGCGCGATGAACACCCTGCACTCCCGCTCGAGTTTCTCGAACGCCGCGACCGTCGCCACGTTGCCGCCACCGACCGAGTAGACCGCCCGCACGCCGGGGTTGGCCTTGAGCGCCTCGAGCACCAGACGCTCATTGGTGGCGTCGATGCCGTCGCTGTCACTGACCTCGACGATCGCGCGTCCCGACGGGCGCAGCGCCGAACGGAACCCGACCTCCCGCTCGCCTTCCCCGCGGAACACCGTGCGACTCAGGGTGATCAGCACATCGGACGGTGCGTCCCCGAGCCACTGCTGCATCAGGTAGGCCGCCGTGACGCCGGCGCCGTGGTTGTCGATGCCCACATAGCCGCACCGCGCACTCGACGGCACATCGGTCGTGTAGGTCACCACCGGGACCCCGGACTCGACGAGCCGGTCGACGGCCTCGGCCACCGCGGAATCGTCGGGCGCCTTGAGCACCACCCCGTGGCTGCCCCGGATCCTGTCCAGCGCCTCCACCGTCTGCGCAGGGGAACCGGACTCCCACAGATGAAACCGGGCCCGCATCATCGCCGGTGCGAACGCGGGCAGTTCGGCCTCCACGGCCGCACGAAATGCGTCGGAGAACCGCTGCGGGGTCTGCATGACCACATCGACCAGATAACGCCGGCCGTTGAGCCGCAGCTGGGCCCGCTGCTTGTCCAGGTCGGCGATCGCCTGCCTCACCTCGGCCACGGTGTTCTCGCGGACCCCCGGCCGGTTGTGCAGCACGCGGTCCACGGTCGCCTCGCTGAGCCCGGCCTGCTGCGCGATCTCGCGCACCTTGTACCTGTGCGGCACGTGGCTCTCCTCTCCCGCGCAGTGGCCGCCGGCCGGCCGCGACCGCTGAGGTGTTTTTGATGGATTCATGCCGTTGATTGCGGTGCTGATCACAGCAAGACTAGGCGGCGTGGCAGCACCGCTCAACACCGCGCCCAGCCCGTGGCTGGATGACTCTGACCTCGACCTCGACGAATTTCGCCGCCAGGTCGAGCGCGACACCGACCTCAGCGTTTACCCGCACGCCCGCGAGGTACGCGACAACGTGCTCGTCTACTCCGCGCCGGCGATGGCCCGCACGACCGACCGACGCGCGTTGCAGGCCGAGCTGATCCGGGCGCTGGCCGACGGCCCCGGCGTCGTGGTGTTCACCGAGGCCTTCGACACCGACGTCGTGGACCGCACCAACGACGCGTTCTTCGCGCTCATCGAGGCCCAGCGCGCGGCTGGCCTCGCCGCTGGGGACCACTTCGGTGCGCCCGGCGCGAACGACCGCATCTGGAACGCCGCGCAGAAGCTGGCGCTGCACGACCCGCAGGTGTTCGCCGACTACTACGCCAACGACGCCCTCGCGGTCGTCTGCCAGGCCTGGCTGGGGCCGCGCTACCAGGTCACCTCACAGGTCAACGTCGTCAATCCGGGCGGCAAAGCCCAGGTGCCGCACCGGGATTACCACCTCGGCTTCGTTCCCGAGCAGCACCTGTCCGCCTATCCGGCGCACATCCACCGCACGTCCCCGACGCTGACGCTGCAGGGCGCCGTCGCGCACTGCGACATGCCCGTCGAGAGCGGGCCGACCATGCTGCTGCCCCATTCGCAGCGCTTCACCGGCGGCTACCTCGCGTTCAACCGGCCCGCGTTCATCGACTACTTCGCCGCGCATCACGTCCAGCTGCCGCTGCGCACCGGCGACGCGGTGTTCTTCAATCCGGCGCTGTATCACGGTGCGGGCACCAACGTCTCGGCCGACATCCGCCGCATCGCGAACCTGATGCAGATCAGCTCACCGTTCGGCCGGGCCATGGAGGCGCTGGACCGCACCGCGATGGTGCGCGCCGTCTATCCCGCCCTGTTGGCCATGCAAGCCGCCGGCCGGCCGCACCGCGACGTGGAGAACGCCGTGGTGGCCACCGCCGAGGGCTATGCGTTCCCGACCAACCTGGACAGCGACCAACCCATCGGCAGCCTGGCCCCACTGAGCCAGGTCGACACCGTGCTCGACGCACTGGCCGCAAACCTCACCGCGGACGAACTCGACATCGCGCTTCGCGATCACAACGAACGGAGAAACCCATGACCACCCTCGGACTCATCGGCCTCGGCCGGATCGGGGCGTTCCACGCCGAGACGCTGATCAATCTGCCGGAGGTGTCCGGCCTCGTCATCACCGACGAACGGCCCGACGTCGTCAGCGAGGTGGCCGCCAAATACGGTGCCACGCCGGTGGAATCGGTCGAGAAGCTGTTGTCCTCGGGCATCGATGGCGTGGTCGTCGCGGCGGCCACTCCCGCGCACGCGGAGTTGACTCTGGCCGCCGTCGAGCGCGGGCTGCCGACGTTCTGCGAGAAGCCGATCGCGTCCACCGCCGCCGAGAGCGCCCGCGTCGCCGAGGCGATCACCCGTTCGGGAGTGGCCGTCCAGGTGGGCTATCAGCGCCGATTCGATGCCGCCTTCGCGGCGGTGAAGCAGGCCGTCGACAACGGCACGCTGGGCGCGCTGCACACTGTTCGCAGCACCACGATGGATCCCGCTCCCCCGCCGATGGACTACATCAAGGGTTCCGGCGGCATCTTCCGCGACTGCGCCGTGCACGATTTCGACGTGATCCGCTGGGTCACCGGGCAGAACGTCGTGGAGGTGTACGCCACCGGCAGCGTGCAGGGCGACCCGCTGTTCGCCGAGTACGGCGACGTCGACACCGCCGCCGTGGTGGTGCGGTTCGACGGCGGCGCGTTGGGTGTGGTGTCCGCGGCCCGGTACAACGGCCGCGGCTACGACTGCCGCCTTGAGGTGCATGGCTTCGACGACACCGTCGTCGCGGGCTGGGACCAGGGTGTCCCGGTGCACAACGCCGACCCGTCCTCTGACTTCCCTACCGGTCAGCCGCACCATTTCTTCATGGACCGGTTCACCGAGGCGTTCCGCGCCGAGCTCGGCGCTTTTGTGAAAGTTGTCGAAGGCGGCCCCATTCAGGGCGCCACAGTCAGCGACGCGGTGGAGGTCGCATGGATCGCCGAAGCTGCCACAGAGTCACTGCGCCGAGGTGTTCCGGTGCGCATCGAGGAGGTCAAGGAATGAAGATCGCGGGTGCACCGATTTCGTGGGGTGTGTGCGAGGTTCCCGGCTGGGGCTATCAGCTCAGCTCCGATCGGGTGCTGACCGAGATGCGCCAGGCAGGTTTGACGGCAACGGAACTGGGGCCGGAGGGTTTCCTGCCCACTGACACCGCCGAACTGGTGCAACTGCTCGACGGTTACGGGCTCGCGTGCGTGGGCGGATTCGTGCCGGTGGTGTTGTACAAGGACGACCACGACCCGGTCGAGGACCTGGCCGGACCGCTGGAGTCGCTGGTCGCCGCGGGCGCGGGAGTTGTCGTACTCGCCGCCGCCACCGGCCTGGACGGCTACGACGAACGCCCCGTCCTCGACGAGACACAGTGGGCGACTCTGCTGTCCAACCTGGATCGGCTGGCCGACGTCGTCGCCGCGCGCGGTTTGAC
Protein-coding regions in this window:
- a CDS encoding LacI family DNA-binding transcriptional regulator, translated to MPHRYKVREIAQQAGLSEATVDRVLHNRPGVRENTVAEVRQAIADLDKQRAQLRLNGRRYLVDVVMQTPQRFSDAFRAAVEAELPAFAPAMMRARFHLWESGSPAQTVEALDRIRGSHGVVLKAPDDSAVAEAVDRLVESGVPVVTYTTDVPSSARCGYVGIDNHGAGVTAAYLMQQWLGDAPSDVLITLSRTVFRGEGEREVGFRSALRPSGRAIVEVSDSDGIDATNERLVLEALKANPGVRAVYSVGGGNVATVAAFEKLERECRVFIAHDLDADNRRLLRDGRISAVLHNDLRADARLALRLILQEQGALPAEPVRPVPIQVVTPYNVPVHH
- a CDS encoding Gfo/Idh/MocA family oxidoreductase translates to MTTLGLIGLGRIGAFHAETLINLPEVSGLVITDERPDVVSEVAAKYGATPVESVEKLLSSGIDGVVVAAATPAHAELTLAAVERGLPTFCEKPIASTAAESARVAEAITRSGVAVQVGYQRRFDAAFAAVKQAVDNGTLGALHTVRSTTMDPAPPPMDYIKGSGGIFRDCAVHDFDVIRWVTGQNVVEVYATGSVQGDPLFAEYGDVDTAAVVVRFDGGALGVVSAARYNGRGYDCRLEVHGFDDTVVAGWDQGVPVHNADPSSDFPTGQPHHFFMDRFTEAFRAELGAFVKVVEGGPIQGATVSDAVEVAWIAEAATESLRRGVPVRIEEVKE
- a CDS encoding phytanoyl-CoA dioxygenase family protein translates to MPLIAVLITARLGGVAAPLNTAPSPWLDDSDLDLDEFRRQVERDTDLSVYPHAREVRDNVLVYSAPAMARTTDRRALQAELIRALADGPGVVVFTEAFDTDVVDRTNDAFFALIEAQRAAGLAAGDHFGAPGANDRIWNAAQKLALHDPQVFADYYANDALAVVCQAWLGPRYQVTSQVNVVNPGGKAQVPHRDYHLGFVPEQHLSAYPAHIHRTSPTLTLQGAVAHCDMPVESGPTMLLPHSQRFTGGYLAFNRPAFIDYFAAHHVQLPLRTGDAVFFNPALYHGAGTNVSADIRRIANLMQISSPFGRAMEALDRTAMVRAVYPALLAMQAAGRPHRDVENAVVATAEGYAFPTNLDSDQPIGSLAPLSQVDTVLDALAANLTADELDIALRDHNERRNP